From Rhinopithecus roxellana isolate Shanxi Qingling chromosome 17, ASM756505v1, whole genome shotgun sequence, one genomic window encodes:
- the LY6H gene encoding lymphocyte antigen 6H isoform X1, protein MLLPFRFAPQRTRAPSPRAAPRPARSMLPAAMKGLGLALLAVLLCSAPAHGLWCQDCTLTTNSSHCTPKQCQPSDTVCASVRITDPSSSRKDHSVNKMCASSCDFVKRHFFSDYLMGFINSGILKVDVDCCEKDLCNGVAGTGHSPWALTGGLLLSLGPALLWAGP, encoded by the exons ATGCTTCTCCCCTTCAGGTTTGCGCCCCAAAGGACCCGTGCCCCAAGCCCCCGCGCCGCCCCTAGGCCCGCCCGGAGCATGCTGCCTGCAGCCATGAAGGGCCTCGGTCTGGCGCTGCTGGCCGTCCTGCTGTGCTCCGCGCCGG CTCATGGCCTGTGGTGCCAGGACTGCACCCTGACCACCAACTCCAGCCATTGCACCCCAAAGCAGTGCCAGCCGTCCGACACGGTGTGTGCCAGTGTCCGAATCACGGATCCCAGCAGCA GCAGGAAGGATCACTCGGTGAACAAGATGTGTGCCTCCTCCTGCGACTTCGTTAAGCGACACTTTTTCTCAGACTATCTGATGGGGTTTATTAACTCTGGGATCTTAAAAGTCGACGTGGACTGCTGCGAGAAGGATTTGTGCAATGGGGTGGCCGGGACAGGGCACAGCCCCTGGGCCCTGACCGGGGGGCTCCTGCTCAGCCTGGGGCCCGCCCTCCTCTGGGCTGGGCCCTGA
- the LY6H gene encoding lymphocyte antigen 6H isoform X2 gives MFAPQRTRAPSPRAAPRPARSMLPAAMKGLGLALLAVLLCSAPAHGLWCQDCTLTTNSSHCTPKQCQPSDTVCASVRITDPSSSRKDHSVNKMCASSCDFVKRHFFSDYLMGFINSGILKVDVDCCEKDLCNGVAGTGHSPWALTGGLLLSLGPALLWAGP, from the exons GTTTGCGCCCCAAAGGACCCGTGCCCCAAGCCCCCGCGCCGCCCCTAGGCCCGCCCGGAGCATGCTGCCTGCAGCCATGAAGGGCCTCGGTCTGGCGCTGCTGGCCGTCCTGCTGTGCTCCGCGCCGG CTCATGGCCTGTGGTGCCAGGACTGCACCCTGACCACCAACTCCAGCCATTGCACCCCAAAGCAGTGCCAGCCGTCCGACACGGTGTGTGCCAGTGTCCGAATCACGGATCCCAGCAGCA GCAGGAAGGATCACTCGGTGAACAAGATGTGTGCCTCCTCCTGCGACTTCGTTAAGCGACACTTTTTCTCAGACTATCTGATGGGGTTTATTAACTCTGGGATCTTAAAAGTCGACGTGGACTGCTGCGAGAAGGATTTGTGCAATGGGGTGGCCGGGACAGGGCACAGCCCCTGGGCCCTGACCGGGGGGCTCCTGCTCAGCCTGGGGCCCGCCCTCCTCTGGGCTGGGCCCTGA